The following are from one region of the candidate division KSB1 bacterium genome:
- a CDS encoding acyltransferase domain-containing protein encodes MANAVEQIEQRDQLSPVKRALLEIRELKARLAEAEAAKNEPIAIIGMGLRFPGGAHDPESAWRMLRDGVDAIREVPPDRWNIEAFYDPDPDQPGKMSTRWGGFIDHIDHFDADFFGISPREAMSMDPQQRLLLTVAWEALEHAGQAPDKLMGSRTGVFIGIAAFDYPAMQMQFLEHHQIDAYYATGSSHSIASGRLSYFFGLQGPSISLDTACSSSLVCVHLACNSLRQRECNLALAGGVNLIIAPELLINFSKAHMMAGDGRCKTFDAAADGFVRGEGAALVVLKRLSDALADRDNILAVIRGSAVNQDGRSSGITAPNGPSQKAVIRQALQNAGVSAAEIGYVETHGTGTALGDPIEAQALGAVMAEARRLDQPVAIGSIKTNIGHLETAAGVAGLIKVVLAMQHGQIPPHLNLRTPSPHIPWQELPLTVPTRLTPWPAVAGRRLGAVSSFGFSGTNAHIIVEGRDFAPPAGGQPGRSRHLLTLSARSAANLQELAGRYVRHFAENPALPAADVCFTANTGRAHFDHRLAIVAADTVQLQQKLSSFLAQQEAPGVMHGRCDLTNRPEVVFLFTGQGGQYANMGRRLFETQPVFRAALERCAEILRAHLDRPLWSVLFPQPGEEGLLDQTNYTQPATFALQYALAELWRSWGVVPGLIMGHSVGEIVAATVAGMMSLEDGLMIVSERGRLMHSLPHTGLMASILAGEKRVAEALAGFTDRVAIAALNGPESTVISGERQAVMEILQRLEAQGIKSKLLQVSNSFHSPLVEPVLDEFEASCRRASYRPPATALFSSMRLALVDANHLLDAAYWRHNLRHTVRYAEAMQALHQMGYRIFLELGPAPILVVMGQKCFPAGEGVWLPSLRQGRDEEEQMLDSLASLYVHGVELDWAGFDRPFARRRVALPATPMSPKSYWLEELKVWQQGFTPKTASRWEEVEEAGHYHARQVPMDLALHTYPAKWACLDRLTSACIVKALRQLGIFKKTGVACRVAECLAQFQIQPTYRNLLRRWFEKLTAEGVLTRAGEGYVRHKPWPRLTAEAILAKDGALFADIPALLEYLQRCGRMLVPVLTGGESPLETLFPGGTNATSEFLYHEWALSRYYTGIVRGLAQALVRTLPATQPLRVLEIGAGTGGTTAAILPVLPATRTLYYFTDMSEYFFTQAAERFRAYPFLRYGILNIENPPAEQGFGSHDFDIVVAANVLHATKNLHATVENTRALLKPGGALILYETTHHPHWFDISIGLIEGWQLFEDDLRSDNPLLPTEKWQALLREHGFEKVAAFPEAGSPAEILNQHVFLARMPLAREGVQMQAVTAGSSTPATGPAAAVESAAAEAGETLVQRLQSLPPAERFEQLIEYVRRHVVKVLRRDPDQTLGRRQRLMEVGIDSLMAVELRNLLARGLGMTTSLPATLIFDYPNIEAIARLLEKMVFADGESAGVTATRSALEGNGKTVTAEEIAALSEEEVAAMLERKLEAI; translated from the coding sequence ATGGCCAATGCTGTTGAACAAATCGAGCAACGTGATCAACTCTCGCCGGTCAAGCGCGCGCTTTTGGAAATCCGCGAGCTGAAGGCGCGCCTCGCAGAAGCCGAGGCGGCGAAAAACGAACCAATTGCCATTATCGGCATGGGCCTGCGTTTCCCCGGAGGGGCGCATGATCCCGAGTCCGCCTGGCGCATGTTGCGGGACGGCGTCGATGCCATTCGTGAAGTGCCGCCCGACCGCTGGAACATCGAGGCGTTCTACGATCCCGACCCCGACCAGCCCGGCAAAATGTCAACGCGCTGGGGCGGCTTCATCGATCACATCGATCACTTCGATGCGGATTTCTTCGGCATCTCACCGCGCGAGGCCATGAGCATGGATCCGCAACAACGGTTGCTGCTCACCGTCGCCTGGGAGGCACTGGAGCATGCCGGGCAGGCCCCCGACAAACTCATGGGCAGCCGCACCGGGGTGTTCATCGGCATCGCCGCCTTCGACTACCCCGCCATGCAGATGCAGTTTCTCGAACACCACCAGATCGATGCCTATTATGCCACCGGTTCGTCGCACAGCATTGCCTCGGGACGGCTCTCCTACTTTTTCGGTCTGCAAGGCCCGAGTATTTCCCTGGATACCGCCTGCTCCTCCTCGCTGGTGTGCGTGCATCTGGCGTGCAACAGCCTGCGGCAGCGCGAATGCAATCTGGCGCTGGCCGGCGGCGTGAATTTGATCATCGCGCCCGAGCTGTTGATCAACTTTTCGAAAGCGCACATGATGGCGGGCGATGGCCGCTGCAAAACCTTCGATGCTGCCGCCGATGGTTTCGTGCGCGGCGAAGGCGCGGCGCTGGTGGTGCTCAAGCGGCTGTCCGATGCCCTCGCCGACCGCGACAATATTCTGGCGGTGATTCGCGGCTCGGCGGTGAATCAGGACGGCCGCAGCAGCGGCATCACTGCGCCCAACGGCCCGTCACAGAAGGCGGTGATCCGCCAGGCGTTGCAAAACGCCGGGGTCTCCGCCGCGGAGATCGGATATGTTGAAACCCACGGCACCGGCACGGCGCTGGGTGATCCCATCGAGGCGCAGGCGCTCGGCGCGGTGATGGCGGAAGCGCGCCGCCTGGATCAGCCAGTGGCGATCGGCTCGATCAAAACCAACATCGGCCATCTCGAAACTGCGGCAGGCGTGGCGGGTCTGATCAAAGTCGTGCTCGCGATGCAGCACGGCCAGATTCCACCGCATTTGAATCTGCGCACCCCCAGCCCCCACATCCCGTGGCAGGAGTTGCCGCTGACAGTTCCCACCCGGCTTACGCCCTGGCCGGCAGTGGCGGGGCGGCGGTTGGGCGCGGTGAGTTCCTTTGGCTTCAGCGGCACCAATGCGCATATCATTGTCGAGGGCCGCGATTTCGCGCCGCCGGCCGGCGGGCAACCTGGGCGCTCGCGCCACCTGCTCACCCTTTCGGCACGCAGTGCCGCGAATTTGCAGGAGCTGGCCGGCCGCTATGTCAGGCACTTCGCCGAAAACCCCGCTCTGCCAGCCGCCGACGTTTGCTTCACCGCCAATACCGGACGGGCTCATTTCGATCATCGTCTGGCCATCGTGGCAGCGGACACGGTGCAATTGCAGCAAAAGCTTTCTTCCTTTCTCGCGCAGCAGGAGGCGCCGGGCGTCATGCACGGCCGTTGTGATCTCACCAACCGGCCGGAGGTGGTTTTTCTCTTCACCGGCCAGGGCGGGCAATATGCCAACATGGGGCGCCGGCTTTTTGAGACGCAACCCGTCTTTCGCGCCGCGCTCGAACGCTGCGCAGAAATCCTGCGCGCGCACCTCGACCGGCCGTTGTGGTCCGTGCTCTTTCCGCAACCCGGTGAGGAAGGCCTGCTCGACCAGACCAATTACACCCAGCCGGCCACCTTCGCCCTGCAATATGCCCTGGCGGAGTTGTGGCGATCGTGGGGTGTGGTGCCGGGTTTGATCATGGGGCACAGCGTCGGGGAAATTGTGGCGGCGACCGTGGCCGGCATGATGAGTTTGGAAGATGGCTTGATGATTGTCAGTGAGCGCGGCCGCCTGATGCACAGCCTGCCGCACACGGGCCTGATGGCTTCCATTCTTGCCGGTGAAAAGCGTGTCGCCGAAGCTCTGGCGGGATTCACCGATCGTGTCGCGATCGCGGCCCTCAACGGGCCGGAAAGTACGGTGATCTCCGGCGAGCGCCAGGCGGTGATGGAGATTTTGCAGCGGCTCGAAGCGCAGGGCATCAAGAGCAAGCTGCTGCAGGTCTCCAACTCGTTTCACTCGCCCCTGGTGGAGCCGGTGCTGGACGAATTCGAAGCCTCCTGCCGGCGCGCCAGCTACCGGCCGCCCGCCACCGCGCTGTTTTCCAGCATGCGACTGGCGTTGGTCGACGCAAACCATCTGCTCGACGCAGCCTATTGGCGCCACAACCTGCGACACACCGTGCGCTATGCCGAGGCCATGCAGGCACTGCACCAGATGGGGTATCGCATTTTCCTGGAACTGGGGCCGGCCCCGATTTTGGTGGTGATGGGACAGAAATGTTTCCCCGCCGGGGAAGGCGTGTGGCTGCCCTCGTTGCGCCAGGGCCGCGACGAGGAGGAGCAGATGCTCGACAGCCTTGCCAGTTTGTACGTCCACGGTGTCGAGCTTGACTGGGCGGGTTTCGACCGGCCCTTTGCCCGCCGTCGCGTCGCGCTGCCCGCCACTCCCATGTCGCCCAAGAGCTATTGGCTGGAAGAATTGAAAGTCTGGCAGCAGGGTTTCACCCCGAAAACCGCGAGCCGCTGGGAGGAGGTGGAGGAAGCCGGCCATTATCACGCGCGGCAGGTGCCGATGGATTTGGCTCTGCACACCTATCCCGCGAAATGGGCCTGCCTTGACCGCCTGACCAGCGCCTGTATCGTGAAGGCATTGCGCCAGCTCGGCATTTTCAAGAAAACCGGAGTCGCGTGCCGCGTGGCCGAGTGCCTGGCGCAATTTCAGATTCAACCGACCTATCGCAATCTCCTGCGGCGCTGGTTTGAAAAACTCACCGCTGAAGGCGTGCTCACGCGCGCGGGTGAAGGCTATGTGCGCCACAAGCCGTGGCCGCGTCTGACGGCCGAGGCCATTCTCGCGAAGGACGGCGCTCTCTTCGCGGACATTCCGGCGTTGCTGGAATACCTGCAGCGCTGCGGACGCATGCTGGTGCCTGTTCTCACCGGCGGGGAAAGCCCGCTGGAAACACTTTTCCCCGGCGGCACCAACGCCACCTCGGAGTTCTTGTATCACGAATGGGCGTTGTCGCGCTACTACACCGGCATTGTCCGCGGTCTGGCGCAAGCCCTCGTGCGCACCCTGCCCGCGACGCAGCCGCTGCGGGTGCTCGAAATCGGTGCGGGCACCGGCGGCACGACCGCCGCGATCCTGCCGGTGCTGCCGGCGACACGCACGCTCTACTACTTCACCGACATGTCGGAGTATTTTTTCACACAGGCGGCCGAACGTTTTCGCGCTTATCCTTTCCTGCGCTACGGCATTCTCAACATCGAAAACCCGCCCGCGGAGCAGGGCTTCGGCAGCCACGACTTCGACATCGTGGTGGCGGCCAATGTGCTGCATGCCACCAAAAACCTGCATGCCACCGTGGAGAACACCCGGGCCCTGCTCAAGCCCGGCGGCGCTTTGATCCTCTACGAGACCACGCATCATCCCCACTGGTTCGACATCTCGATCGGGTTGATCGAAGGCTGGCAGTTGTTCGAAGACGATTTGCGCAGCGACAACCCCTTGCTGCCGACCGAAAAGTGGCAGGCGCTGTTGCGCGAGCACGGTTTCGAGAAAGTCGCGGCTTTTCCCGAGGCTGGCTCACCCGCGGAAATTTTAAACCAGCATGTCTTTCTCGCCCGGATGCCGCTGGCCCGTGAAGGCGTGCAGATGCAGGCGGTGACCGCCGGCAGCAGCACGCCAGCCACCGGTCCGGCCGCGGCGGTTGAGTCTGCCGCGGCAGAGGCCGGAGAGACGCTGGTGCAGCGGCTGCAAAGTCTGCCGCCGGCCGAACGCTTCGAGCAGTTGATCGAGTACGTGCGCCGCCACGTGGTGAAAGTGTTGCGCCGTGATCCCGATCAAACATTGGGGCGGCGACAACGCCTGATGGAGGTCGGCATTGATTCGCTCATGGCGGTCGAACTGCGCAACCTGCTGGCACGCGGGCTGGGCATGACAACTTCCCTGCCGGCAACATTGATCTTCGACTATCCCAACATCGAGGCCATTGCCCGGCTGCTGGAGAAAATGGTGTTTGCTGACGGTGAATCGGCAGGAGTAACCGCCACGCGCAGTGCGCTTGAGGGCAACGGTAAAACCGTCACCGCCGAGGAAATCGCAGCGCTGTCCGAGGAAGAAGTCGCGGCGATGCTGGAGCGCAAGCTGGAAGCGATTTGA